A segment of the Amblyomma americanum isolate KBUSLIRL-KWMA chromosome 6, ASM5285725v1, whole genome shotgun sequence genome:
GCCCGGAGTAGGTGGGTCACAGATACGGCACACATAATACtagcaaaaacaacaacaatagaTTAGCTGCAAGCTACGTACTTTGAATGTTAACAGCCACAAAAGAGTAGACAACATTAGAATTCTGAACTGTAAAGTTTTATGAACCTTCCGGGTAGTTAAACTGATCCCTGTATAGATACATGAGGGTGGATGAATCGCGAGTCCGCCACTTTGACCATGAAACCAAAATACAAAGCAACCAGTAAACCATCCTGGGTTCTCACCCCTTAAGAAATTCAAGGATATGTCATTAGTCCGAGGGATCATGCTGTCGGTTTTTTCGTGTGCTAGCGCTGTTCTATCGGTGGCTATTCACAAGATAGGGCCACAATAACAGGTTCTTATCATGCGAACTTCGTTACAAAGTTACGCACTGATATCAAGGAGAAACATCGTGGAAAGTCGAGACAGAGATTGCACTTCCATCATGACAGTTGACGCAGCCGTAGGTCTTGTGTTGAAATAGCTGCATGGATGTAATTTGCAAAGAACGCTTCAAAACGCTGGAGAGCTGGCTTTCAGTGACAGTAAAGCTGCCCTAAACCTTAAGGAACGCCTGAGTAGGGCGAGATTTTTGTCGAATAATGAAGTGATAAAAGCCACAGGTACAGTCTTGTTCAAAGTATTCACCCCCTCCTGGTTCGTTTTGAGCCACAAAGTGGATCACACGCGACACCACCGAACACCAAGGGGACTTGGAAGGCTAGAACAAGGGTTATTCTTGCCTGAAATGGTTTCACAGCTTGACGGACCTCTTTAATGTTCTGCTACAGGGCTGAAAGCACaccctgaagacttttgacgggGGTGTGTACGTGGTTTGCAAAGATCGAACAAAACTATTTCTACGAAGCAGTTTAAATAACAGCGAGTTCGTCTTCACTAAGACCACGTCGAAAAAGGATGCACTACAAATGCCAGCTGTAACTCCGGAATAGCTCACAGGAGGGGCATATCCAACCCTCATGAGAGtagaacatgaagtttctccgaaTTCAATATGGAGGGCTGTACACCGCTATACAGTCAACGCCGCCGCTCCGCAGTGTCCTCTTGGCCCACTTGACATAAAcgaaccaccaccaccagcatgTAATGTACGCCGATGGCTCACGCACGAGGAATGCCATGCTCCCTCGCTAAATATTTACATGGGGTACATCTACTGTGTCGCCAGTCTATGTAAGAAAGGAGGGGGCTTGCCAAGTCAAGAACCACCGTGTTTTCCTTCATCTTTGCCCTTGACACCAATCGTCCCCATCACTTGCGCCTATCTGCTGCAACTGCCGGCGCGTGCGTGACATTGTTGTCAGGCCCAGCAACCCTCTCGTCCCTCTGAGGCAGCAAAAGAGAGGGCTCCTAGATAACATGAACCGGCGACGGCCAGTCCACTGCTTAGGTGCTTCGCCAGCTACACGGGCATAATTGACCGCTTGAGAGAGACTGACGCAACTGCTTTGCAGTGACCCAAAGCTGAAGTAGCGGGTGTGGGCCTATCAACGAACTGCTGGGGTTCGAGGTCCTCGCACAAGGCGCCGCGTTATACAGCCTGAAGCCCAATGGTGCCCAACCTGCTTATCAAATGCGAGGAGTCGTAAACTGGCCGTGGGGTGATTGTACACGCTGCGCATAAGACCTGAGGCTGCAGTCCTCTGAGACACATTCGAGCCACGCGGAGCTGTGTGAGAAGAGGTGGGTGAGTACAAGAAAACAATCCGCACGCGGGCAACGCTTTGGCCTGAGGACCAAATGATGGCGCTTCGTTTTCCTTGAGCCTTGTACGACGGTATTAACCTTAACCTTGAGCCACTctgtgtggtttggtttatgaaatttagtgccccaaagcgactcaggctatgaggaacgccgtggtgggggctccgaataatttggaccacttgcggttcttcaacgtgcactgccatagcacagtacacgggcctctaacatttagactccatagaaatgcgaccaccgcggccgggatcgaacccgcgtatttcgggtcagcagctgagcatcatagccactgagctaccgcggcgtctTGAGCCACTCTTTAGTTGAGATATAATGTGTAAGCTATGAGCTCTGCCAAAATTGGACTAAAGTTACTGCAGTCTAGCAAGCCACGCATGCACAGATCTTCAAGCTGTTTGCTGCCCAGGGCAAGCGAGAGAAAGCAGACGCGATGGACTTTACGGTACCTTAGAAGGACATTTGCCATCCCCACCCTATGAACCCATTCGCAAGTTCTCCGTTCATATTCGTGTTACTAACAACAAGTTGTACGATCATTCGTCACCGGAGTGTGCACGTGGGCACGTACAACATAACTGCTGAAAGCTAAACGACCTTTTGCCCACACTCGCAGTGAAAAATGACAACGATAGGTACTCCCTTATCTCTATCTCTCTACCCCTTTAAGTGAGGCCACACCCAGACCCACCTGGATTTCATGGTCACTGGTGGCACATTCTAGACGTATCCCAAGGTCATGGTTCAGGCACATCTGGATAACATTTCCTCAAAAGGGGCGCGTGAACGCAAGATTAGCGTGGAAATTATTGCTGTGTATGTTGCATCCAACAACTCCTACCGCCTATGATAAGTGACAGTGAACAGGTCAGCACGCATTCGCATGCAGGTACGTGCTCTAGCAAATTTACTTCATAATCTGCTTCAGGCTTGAAATTTTCCAtcatattttcctttttatttcagCTGACGTTACTTCAAGCTTCACGTAGATTTGTACGCTGTATACACCCTTTCATGTTGTGCTCAGTGTGTATTTAAAGACCACAACATAGCCGATTAGAGACCTTCCCTTCCCACGCACCCATGGTGCCGGTCGCTGCCTGGATTGTGACTTCATAGTTGTCCTTTTCTCTCTATAGAAAAAATTCTGTTTCGACACATTTCTGTACTTTAAAAGCAATGCGGGTGtttactcatttttttttctcccatggTTTCCTTACAGGACCGGTAGCCCTGTTCTTGTTGAAACAACACTTAGCCATGCAAGTAAAAGTGGTGGTGCCTGTTTTCGTGGTCGTCGCTGTGGTGGCAGTGGCCGGCGTCCCGTTGCTTGTCCCAGACGGCGTGGTCTGCCCCATCGTGGACGACAAAGGCTCCAACGCCACGATGTTCCCCAACATATACAACTGCTCCACATACTACATATGCGCCCAGGTGAGAATAGCACGTGCGACTGTTTCAGACGATACTGCTATTTACAACGCAGACGATTTAAGCGGAACATAACAATTAATAACCATTACATTAAGTAATGCACGTAAAGCGCTTTCACATCTTTTAGTTACTGCAATCTATCTTTCACTGAATTGCGTGCACTACAGATCGAAAAGCTCTCCTAAcgctctccaattatccctgtacCATTGCAGCCGCACTGTTGccctatcccagcaaacttcgGGTTTTCATATCTGCACCTGACTTTCGGTCGTACCCGGCTACGTTCCCCCTGTTACTCCTCGACAACCTTTGAGCGTCGGTTTTCAGATACGGCTGGAACACTAACATTCATTCAGTTACCGCTTCGCAGTTGGGAGAAATCAAAGCTATCAAGAGCATTTTTTATTATAACTTTAAAACAATTTTTGCAAGCTAGTGAAAAGGACCTGCGTGATAAATTCTTGAAAGCCATTTCCATACAGACGTCTAAGCTTGACACCCTCTGAAAATGACGCAGGCGTAAGTTCTCCGTATTCGCCATTCGTTACAGCAAGAGCTGTTACTGGTACCTCTCCCGCTACAGCGTGGCTTCGGTTACTccctgatcacgtgaccacccccTGCACGCGTTACCTTCGGCGTCTGCGGGTGTGGCGCCCCCCTGCACGCACCCTGAGCCTCACGCTTCGTGCAGCGCTTGTCGTCAGCAAGTTTTTAATAATAGTGCAAGATTACACAGCTTGCCGAGAGTAGCAGAGGAGCAATGCTTGCACTGAAATCAGCATAATACATTTTTATTTGTGTGTGTCGGGGGGCACAGGCTGCGGTAAATTGTAGTTCAAGGTGCTTCCGAATTACAGATACAACACGACGAGCGTCTGCACACTGCGACTCCACCACTAAACCACAGTGCATGCGGAAGCCCAAGAGCGAAGCAGGACGCCACACTTAATTTCAGTTCGGAAACAAACTTGTTATCGACGCAAGCCTGAATTCAGTCCCTGCAGGCCTGGCGCTTGGCAAATATTTTCTTTGGAGCCGAGAATCAAACACAGCGCGCTCCATCCCTACTTCGGCAGCGCAAAACTTCGAGTCAACCAAGAGGTACTAATGAACGTATGAATTATTCCTAGCTCCCTCATGCCGTAAGCAAGGTCATCCAACCGAGAGCGCCAACTTGCTCGGAATTCATGAAATATTGCTCGTGCTCGAGCTATTGCTCGAGATATGTTCGTGCGAACCTCTAATCATCTCTCTTCGGCGTCGTTCCACTCACGCCGCAACTGCTGCGTGCATAAAATGCAAGGGATAAGCACCTACAGTAACTGGCTTGTTTATAGAAAATAACCTGCTCAGAGCTATAAACGTGTGACGTTACCGAAGGACTTCGCTAACATTCCCGTCTATTTTTGCTCTTGCTCAATGAGGTATTTCTAGAAGCAGGTTAATTAAGAGGCGAAGAACGGTGCCTCTTGGTTGTCTTTCGATCATCAAAACAAAATTTTCGATAACGACCACAGCGATAAAAAATCTTGACAGGCCTGTCCTTATGCCCAGAGATTTGAAAGCATGCTTGCGCCCGACACTGCAGGGTACCAGGTTTGCTGTATGTTAGCGTGTACGATAAGGTACACATGCCCCTGCACAAGCGCGATATCGTATTGGTTCGGTTCCCAATGAAAGAATACGGCGTTACAACCGGGACAGGTGGCGAAATGGACTACATGTATATGTGTAGTTTTTCTTTGCGCGAAAATGAACGCAGGGGAGGCTTGGATTCCAAAGAAGTCGACTGAGGTCACGTGAATTCGATACAAGTTGACGCGTGTCTGCCTTTTATCTGTCAGCCTGAGCGAGATGAAATAACCTTGAACGCtagagcgatttttttttttcatgaggcaTCACGCAGCTAGCTTACTGGACAAAATTTAAGGTAAGGAcgcctatctcacatatctcggcggacatccgaaccgggccgtaagggaacgaaaatgaaatgaacaattgcttttaactactgatccggagttcccaggttcgaacccgaccgcggcggctgcgtttttatggaggcaaaacgctaaggcgtccgtgtgctgtgcgatgtcagtgcacgttaaatatccccagctggtcgaaattattccggagccctccactacggcacctctttcttccttcactacctcctttatcccttcccttacggcgctgttcaggtgtccaacgatatatgactgatactgcgccacttcctttcccccaaaaccaattattattattattattattattgttattattattattaattacttttaaggaaaggaaatgacgcctgtctcacatttctcgctggacacccgggtcgcgccgtaagggaaggaaaaatcggtcgatcaatcaatcgatcgatctaTCAATCGAtgaatcaatccatcaatcaatcagtaaatcaatcaatcaatccttaacgctgtcacgttaaaatcccttcccttacggcgcggttcaggtgtccaccgaactgcgccatttttcgctcacggctaaggacgccgacgacaccagcttttctgcgacacgaacgctgtcgagttaaaaaaaaagttcaccctCCCTTCTGTCTTCTCCCCAAACCCCTGACGTCTCGCCCAGGGCGTTCCGGTGCTGAAAGAGTGTCCGGTCGACCTGAAATTCAACAGTGAGCTAAACGTGTGCGACTACGAGTACCGCGCCAAGTGCACCGAGGTCGTGCCTGCTGTCCCTGAAAAGGCGGATGAAAGCACCACCCTGAACGAGCAGCCGGCCACAGAGAAGATCATCATCACGCAGGTCGTCAAGGAGATCATTAAAAACGCCGAAGATCCAGCGGCAGCGGCATAGGCAATAAATGATCTAACAGCCTTACGCGACTAGGCTTCACAATGCTGGTTCTCTAGAAGGACTGCCTCTGCAGCCTGTAAGCGACAGTGAATTTGGTGGTCCAGGAGTTGTGGGCCGCTAGTCACTGCGCTATATTACTACTGGAGTACGACGTTTGGTGTTCCTGGTGGAGCCAACAAGGCGACGAAAGGCcgcgcacaatttttttttcaaagcagtgTTTCTTGCCTCAAGGAGTAATTAAGGGATAATTACGTGAATGGGAATGGCTTCGCTTACCTAACGAAATTCAAGACACCAATGTTCAGTCCCTAATGGGAAAACGCAGGTCTTGTGAAAATCTCAATTATCGGAGACCAAccgagaacaaaaataaaaagtgaaaaaaaaaagttcgacgTGAGCCAAAAGTTATACAAAACTCTACAAACGTTTGGGTCCGGCTTTGTTGGTGAATGTTCTTAGGTATATGCAGCTCAGAGTGAACACAAGTAAAACAGGTGCAGTTTCACAAGCGTATTGGATTTCTTCGAGCTTTGTTCGCACGAAAAAGAGAGTCGATGCGGTGCTCGGATAAAAAATGTTCTCATTCGGGGCGTTTTTCCCCGCTTCGCCTCCTTAAATCTCTTTAGGAAACAAAAAGTATATACATGAGGGCTAACCTGAGTCATATCTACCAATCCTCGTGTTTTAGGCG
Coding sequences within it:
- the LOC144093884 gene encoding uncharacterized protein LOC144093884 — its product is MQVKVVVPVFVVVAVVAVAGVPLLVPDGVVCPIVDDKGSNATMFPNIYNCSTYYICAQGVPVLKECPVDLKFNSELNVCDYEYRAKCTEVVPAVPEKADESTTLNEQPATEKIIITQVVKEIIKNAEDPAAAA